TTATAGGGATATGGTCGCGCTTAGTGCAATGCATATTCCTATTATTCATAAGGGGCATGGAAAGGGGTATATGTTCATAGGCAACTTTGCTCTATATCCGTTAGATTGGACGGATGAAGAGATGCAGGCCTTCTCTAAATTGAATACAGTGATGGATCAGATCACACCCTTACTTCCCGTTGAATTTCAAAGTGCCTATGAGAAAGTCATGGCAGCTAACTATAAGTACAGGACGGACAGAGCTGAATTGGTGCAACAGTTAAGTGATACGCATGGTATTGTGGTAAATGATGAACGTTTGTGATCTATAATTTGACGGTTCTCAGCTAAATAACGTACACATTTTTTAAGCCAAAATCCCTAACGGTGATTTTGGCTATTTTTTTGTGGGATAGTACAAGCGGAGGCAGTTTAATGTAGGTAGCTTTTTTTTATGATAGAATAGTAAAGGCGATCATGGAACCTGTGATCATGAACGCGACTAACTATACAAGGAGGAGAATCAGTGAGTGATTACGTACCAGATCGATCGCAGCAAGAATCTTCAAAAGACAAGAACAGCTTTAACTTGCGGATCAATCTATTTTTCTTTAGTACATTCCTCATATTTTGTGTCATTATCGTACGTCTGGCGATTCTGCAGTTCGTAGAGGGACCAACACTCACGGGCGAAGAAACAAGAAGAGATGTTAAAAATGTACCGCTTAATCCAATAAGAGGAACCATATTCGACGCAACGGGAAAGGTGAAGTTAGCTTATTCCACCCCGACGCAGTCCTTATATATTACGTTACAGAAAAACTATAGCGATAAATTGGATGATAATGGTAAAAAAGTTAAAAGTAAAAACTATCCCGAATTAGAAAAGATAGCAGAAGATATCGTAGCTGTTTTTGATCAACATGGTGAATTTGGTAGTACACGATTAACAAAAGAAGATGTTCTGGATGCTATGGATATCAATTACAGAAAATATCAAGGATACGTCCCTCGGCGAATTAAGATGGA
The nucleotide sequence above comes from Paenibacillus sp. IHBB 10380. Encoded proteins:
- a CDS encoding helix-turn-helix transcriptional regulator — its product is MTDRLIRLMRIITLIQARPGILTRELAERCGTSERTIYRDMVALSAMHIPIIHKGHGKGYMFIGNFALYPLDWTDEEMQAFSKLNTVMDQITPLLPVEFQSAYEKVMAANYKYRTDRAELVQQLSDTHGIVVNDERL